Proteins encoded by one window of Polyangiaceae bacterium:
- a CDS encoding SDR family NAD(P)-dependent oxidoreductase, with product MGALDGKVAIVTGAAGGIGRATALLFAKQGARVIVNDVGGPRDGSGGDETAAGRVVAEIVQGGGTASASTHSVASREGAEGLVQTAVERYGRLDVLVNNAGILRDKTLLKMDDEMWDAVVDVHLKGTFLCMQAAARQMKEQGAGGRIVNTTSVSGMLGNFGQANYAAAKAGIYGLTRTGSIELQRYGITVNAVAPIAKTRMTEDLPMFQKVDTLTADHVAPAHLFFASDLCGDRSGLVLSVAGGKMSVFRVVESPGKFKEGDGGVWTAEEIAEHWESIDKL from the coding sequence ATGGGAGCACTGGACGGCAAGGTCGCGATCGTGACGGGCGCGGCAGGTGGGATCGGACGCGCGACCGCGCTGCTGTTCGCGAAACAGGGCGCACGGGTGATCGTCAACGACGTGGGCGGCCCGCGGGACGGCAGCGGTGGGGACGAAACCGCCGCCGGGCGCGTGGTCGCGGAAATCGTGCAGGGCGGCGGCACGGCCAGCGCCAGCACGCACTCCGTGGCGTCCCGCGAAGGCGCCGAAGGGCTGGTGCAGACCGCCGTGGAACGCTACGGCCGCCTCGACGTCCTGGTGAACAACGCCGGGATCCTACGGGACAAGACCCTGCTCAAGATGGACGACGAGATGTGGGATGCCGTTGTGGACGTGCACTTGAAGGGCACGTTCCTGTGCATGCAGGCCGCTGCCCGCCAGATGAAAGAACAGGGCGCGGGCGGCCGCATCGTCAACACCACCAGCGTATCGGGCATGCTCGGAAACTTCGGTCAGGCGAACTACGCCGCGGCAAAGGCAGGGATCTACGGTCTGACCCGCACCGGCTCCATCGAGCTTCAGCGCTACGGCATCACCGTCAACGCCGTCGCGCCCATCGCCAAGACGCGCATGACCGAGGATCTTCCGATGTTTCAGAAGGTGGACACGCTGACGGCGGACCACGTGGCTCCCGCCCACCTGTTCTTCGCCAGCGACCTGTGCGGCGATCGCAGTGGTTTGGTGTTGAGTGTCGCGGGCGGAAAGATGAGCGTGTTTCGAGTGGTGGAAAGCCCCGGCAAGTTCAAGGAAGGCGATGGCGGCGTGTGGACTGCGGAGGAGATCGCCGAACACTGGGAGTCGATCGACAAGCTGTAG
- a CDS encoding response regulator, producing MVQTPLRVLLVEDDPTVCRAAERYLSHRGHELIAVAGTCRHALADVRTFDCVLMDVDLPDGNGVDVARQLLERGTTNVVVFFSGTQDQDIRLAASELGTFVAKEAGLHALVKAMETAVVEVNEQALAANGDPVSSRDSEPRLQSGFRRTR from the coding sequence TTGGTTCAGACTCCGCTCCGCGTTTTGCTGGTCGAAGACGACCCCACCGTGTGCCGCGCTGCGGAACGCTACCTGTCCCACCGCGGACACGAGCTGATCGCCGTCGCCGGCACCTGCCGGCACGCGCTGGCGGACGTGCGCACCTTCGATTGCGTGCTGATGGACGTGGATCTGCCCGACGGCAACGGCGTGGACGTTGCTCGACAGCTCCTCGAGCGCGGCACCACCAACGTCGTGGTCTTCTTCAGCGGTACTCAGGATCAAGATATCCGGCTCGCGGCCTCCGAGCTCGGGACTTTCGTCGCCAAGGAGGCCGGCCTTCACGCGCTGGTGAAGGCGATGGAGACTGCAGTCGTCGAGGTCAACGAGCAAGCGCTGGCGGCCAACGGCGACCCCGTGTCGAGCCGCGACAGCGAGCCGCGACTGCAGAGCGGATTCCGTCGTACGCGCTGA
- the cyoE gene encoding protoheme IX farnesyltransferase, with protein MSSTAQTATTARDPKSVALALVQLTKPGITRMVLITTAAGAVVTPVSLHLPKLLVALFGTTLVVGSANALNMYLERDVDGAMERTAGRPLPSGRLAPETALWFGIALGVVGLFLLTFLVNLATGILGAVALVSYALVYTPLKRVTPYALHVGTIPGAIPPLIGWAAVTGSLSLGALPLFAILLVWQLPHFLAISLFRQADYERAGLCVYSSVYGEAATRRAIVSYSILLAAVSVAPPLLGVGGLWYTVFAAILGASFVTVALLGLRGNAGVRWARTVFYASLPYLVLISGALVVAAL; from the coding sequence ATGAGTAGCACCGCACAAACGGCGACGACCGCCCGCGACCCGAAGAGCGTCGCGCTCGCGCTCGTCCAGCTCACCAAACCCGGCATCACGCGCATGGTGCTGATCACCACCGCAGCGGGAGCCGTGGTCACGCCGGTGTCGCTGCACCTGCCCAAGTTGCTGGTGGCGCTGTTCGGGACCACCCTGGTGGTGGGCTCCGCCAACGCCCTCAACATGTACCTCGAGCGGGACGTGGACGGCGCCATGGAGCGCACCGCCGGTCGCCCCTTGCCCAGTGGTCGCTTGGCTCCTGAGACGGCCCTCTGGTTCGGCATCGCGCTCGGGGTCGTGGGGCTCTTTCTGCTCACCTTCCTGGTGAATCTGGCGACCGGGATCCTCGGCGCCGTGGCGCTGGTCAGCTACGCCCTGGTGTACACACCGCTCAAGCGGGTCACGCCCTATGCCCTGCACGTGGGCACCATTCCGGGCGCCATCCCGCCGCTCATCGGTTGGGCCGCGGTCACGGGCTCGCTGTCGTTGGGGGCGCTGCCGCTGTTCGCGATCCTGCTGGTGTGGCAGCTGCCGCACTTCCTCGCCATCTCCCTGTTCCGTCAGGCGGACTACGAGCGCGCGGGCCTGTGCGTGTACTCCTCCGTGTATGGCGAAGCTGCCACGCGCCGCGCCATCGTGAGCTATTCGATCTTGCTCGCCGCCGTGAGCGTCGCGCCTCCGCTGCTTGGAGTGGGCGGCCTTTGGTACACCGTGTTCGCCGCCATCTTGGGTGCGAGCTTCGTCACCGTCGCGCTCCTGGGCCTCAGAGGGAACGCGGGCGTGCGCTGGGCGCGCACCGTGTTCTACGCCTCGCTGCCGTACCTGGTGCTGATCAGCGGCGCCCTCGTCGTTGCCGCCCTGTGA
- a CDS encoding pyridoxal phosphate-dependent aminotransferase, protein MPTTLAQRLARVAPSATLAMTARAAELKAEGRKIYTFGVGEPDFETPEHIREAAARALGSSSHYTPVTGTPQLKEAIVQATARDRGWTPKLESISVSVGAKHALFNLAMVLCEPGDEVVIPTPYWVSYPEQWKLFGGTPRFVTTRVEDGWLMSPDALRAAISDKTKAIILCSPSNPTGGAYSRTDLEGLAEVLRTTDAYVIVDEIYGDLVYDGFEHVSLAAVAPDLMDRLIVIDGVSKSYAMTGWRIGWSIAPPVVAKALAKVQGQSTTNPTAVAQVAAQAALLGPREPVLRMRDAFAARRSKMVEGLASIPGIRCSMPRGAFYAFPDVTGLYGIQHGGKALETDVDVALWQLDVCGIAAVAGTPFGAPGHIRFTYASAESVIDEALAALRSAVASAQRAT, encoded by the coding sequence ATGCCCACGACCCTTGCCCAGCGCCTCGCGCGCGTCGCCCCCAGTGCGACGCTGGCCATGACCGCCCGCGCCGCCGAGCTCAAGGCCGAAGGGCGCAAGATCTACACCTTCGGTGTAGGGGAACCGGACTTCGAGACCCCCGAGCATATCCGGGAAGCCGCTGCCCGTGCTCTCGGCAGCTCCTCCCACTACACACCGGTTACGGGTACGCCGCAGCTCAAAGAAGCCATCGTCCAGGCCACCGCGCGGGACCGCGGTTGGACCCCCAAGCTCGAGAGCATCAGCGTATCCGTGGGCGCCAAGCACGCGCTGTTCAACTTGGCCATGGTGCTGTGCGAGCCCGGGGACGAAGTGGTCATCCCCACGCCGTATTGGGTCAGCTATCCAGAGCAATGGAAGCTGTTCGGCGGGACGCCGCGCTTCGTCACCACTCGGGTGGAAGACGGCTGGCTGATGTCCCCCGACGCCCTGCGCGCGGCGATCAGCGACAAGACCAAAGCCATCATTCTGTGCAGTCCGTCGAATCCCACCGGCGGCGCCTATTCCCGAACGGACCTCGAGGGGCTGGCAGAGGTCCTGCGCACCACGGACGCCTACGTCATCGTCGACGAGATCTACGGCGACCTGGTCTACGACGGCTTCGAGCACGTCTCCTTGGCTGCCGTGGCGCCGGACTTGATGGACCGCCTGATCGTCATCGATGGCGTCAGCAAGAGCTACGCGATGACGGGCTGGCGCATTGGTTGGAGCATCGCGCCGCCGGTGGTGGCCAAGGCATTGGCCAAGGTGCAGGGCCAATCCACCACCAATCCCACCGCGGTGGCGCAGGTGGCCGCGCAAGCGGCACTGCTCGGTCCGCGGGAGCCCGTGCTGCGCATGCGCGACGCCTTCGCCGCGCGCCGCAGCAAGATGGTGGAAGGTCTGGCGAGCATTCCGGGCATTCGCTGCAGCATGCCGCGGGGAGCGTTCTACGCGTTTCCCGACGTGACCGGCCTGTACGGAATCCAGCATGGAGGCAAGGCGCTGGAAACCGACGTGGACGTGGCATTGTGGCAGCTGGACGTGTGCGGCATTGCCGCGGTGGCTGGAACGCCGTTCGGCGCACCAGGACACATTCGCTTCACTTACGCCTCTGCGGAGAGCGTGATCGACGAAGCGCTGGCTGCCCTGCGCTCCGCAGTAGCGAGCGCCCAGCGCGCGACTTGA
- the tatA gene encoding twin-arginine translocase TatA/TatE family subunit — MAVGPWQIIIIALIVLLLFGASRLSEIGKGLGEGIRNFKKGISDEGDDDDDEDDELEERRPPKKLKGKNKARAEVRERPKAKVKAKAKKKKVAEAEFEDVDDEDDDEDDERG; from the coding sequence ATGGCCGTCGGCCCCTGGCAGATCATCATCATCGCCCTCATCGTGCTGCTGCTCTTCGGTGCTAGCCGCCTTTCGGAGATCGGCAAGGGTTTGGGCGAAGGCATCCGGAACTTCAAGAAGGGCATCTCCGACGAGGGAGATGACGACGACGACGAGGACGACGAGCTCGAAGAACGGCGTCCCCCGAAGAAGCTCAAGGGCAAGAACAAGGCCCGGGCGGAGGTCCGCGAGCGTCCCAAAGCCAAGGTCAAGGCCAAGGCCAAGAAGAAGAAGGTCGCTGAGGCAGAGTTCGAAGACGTCGACGACGAAGACGACGACGAAGACGACGAGCGGGGCTGA
- a CDS encoding protein kinase, giving the protein MPRYGAPFDGAPKNFMAQAAPHKSSRTRGSDDPSLGKVIAGRYRLEARIGEGGMGIVYRARHVLIDRVVAVKLIRPDLRGETHLRAWMLREARAANRVDHAHIIDIHDIGETDEGELYLVMEYLIGTPLSSELARGPMPLHRAVDILEQMGAALSRAHDLGVVHRDLKSDNILLTARGGRKDFVKILDFGLAALAHDPRLAPKGAVFGTPEYMSPEQARGEQAGPQSDLYALGVLFFEMLTGQLPFRASDRDTLLEMQRSAPAPRPNSIRKDVSPVAERIVLRLLEKDPRKRYRDGHHVLEELKALQRSLPSVSWDKEGGEAAPVAPPPPPPPKSLGVTEWAARAGLFARMLARAFPSGNAPPEASAALTALWDVAAKANGLEGEIASHTRKLEALERRGRALRAEIGRKVEELAQEESRALRDAAAYGEEEESARRELTSAQQTAKERVALADQADRAGQGTRAIFEAAGAAVAMVEAKRQWLQTREARRAGREATARDLRRQIEELRAQLARYAEALEEDLSAGREKVAARAREGLKFEKVFHDSSRVLMDQLKNRPECRDLMAELNSQDEQDANQSAGRSTAVSRAVAG; this is encoded by the coding sequence ATGCCTCGCTACGGCGCTCCGTTCGACGGCGCCCCCAAGAACTTCATGGCACAAGCAGCGCCTCACAAGTCTTCGCGCACTCGTGGCTCCGACGACCCGTCCCTAGGCAAAGTCATCGCTGGCCGCTACCGCTTGGAAGCGCGCATCGGCGAAGGTGGCATGGGCATCGTGTATCGCGCCCGCCACGTGCTCATCGATCGCGTAGTGGCGGTGAAGCTCATCCGCCCGGACCTGCGCGGAGAAACGCATCTCCGGGCGTGGATGCTGCGCGAGGCACGCGCCGCCAATCGCGTGGACCACGCTCACATCATCGACATCCACGACATCGGCGAGACGGACGAGGGCGAACTGTACTTGGTGATGGAGTACCTGATCGGTACGCCCCTGTCTTCCGAGCTGGCGCGCGGCCCGATGCCGTTGCATCGGGCCGTGGACATCCTGGAACAGATGGGCGCGGCGCTCTCGCGCGCCCACGACCTGGGCGTGGTGCATCGCGATCTCAAGAGCGACAACATCCTGCTCACCGCTCGCGGCGGGCGAAAAGACTTCGTGAAGATCCTCGACTTCGGCCTCGCCGCCCTGGCTCACGACCCGCGGCTGGCGCCCAAGGGGGCGGTGTTCGGCACGCCGGAGTACATGTCTCCGGAGCAAGCCCGGGGCGAGCAAGCCGGACCGCAATCGGACCTGTACGCGCTGGGCGTGCTCTTCTTCGAGATGCTCACGGGGCAGCTCCCGTTCCGGGCCAGCGACCGCGACACGCTGCTGGAAATGCAGCGCAGCGCCCCGGCGCCGCGGCCCAACAGCATCCGCAAGGACGTGAGCCCGGTAGCGGAGCGCATCGTGCTGCGCCTGCTCGAGAAGGATCCGCGCAAGCGCTATCGGGACGGCCACCACGTGCTGGAAGAGCTCAAGGCGTTGCAGCGCTCGCTGCCCAGCGTTTCTTGGGACAAGGAGGGCGGCGAGGCCGCTCCCGTGGCGCCCCCGCCCCCCCCGCCGCCGAAGTCGCTGGGGGTCACCGAGTGGGCGGCCCGGGCGGGACTGTTCGCGCGCATGCTGGCGCGGGCGTTCCCCTCGGGGAACGCGCCCCCGGAAGCTTCCGCTGCGCTCACGGCGCTGTGGGACGTGGCCGCCAAGGCCAACGGCTTGGAGGGCGAGATCGCGAGCCACACGCGCAAGCTCGAGGCGCTGGAGCGCCGAGGTCGAGCGCTGCGCGCCGAGATCGGCCGCAAGGTGGAGGAGCTGGCGCAAGAGGAGTCGCGCGCCCTGCGTGACGCCGCGGCCTATGGCGAAGAAGAGGAGAGCGCGCGGCGGGAGCTGACAAGCGCTCAGCAGACCGCCAAGGAGCGCGTGGCTCTCGCGGACCAGGCGGATCGCGCCGGTCAGGGCACGCGCGCCATCTTCGAAGCCGCCGGCGCCGCCGTGGCGATGGTGGAAGCCAAGCGCCAGTGGCTACAAACGCGGGAGGCGCGGCGTGCTGGTCGCGAGGCGACTGCCCGGGACCTGCGGCGACAGATCGAGGAGCTTCGGGCTCAACTGGCGCGCTACGCCGAAGCGCTGGAAGAGGATCTCTCGGCCGGCCGCGAGAAGGTGGCGGCCCGCGCTCGCGAAGGTCTGAAGTTCGAGAAGGTCTTCCACGACTCTTCCCGCGTGCTGATGGATCAGCTCAAGAACCGCCCGGAGTGCCGCGACCTGATGGCTGAGCTCAACTCGCAGGACGAGCAGGACGCGAACCAGAGCGCCGGGCGCAGCACCGCGGTTTCCCGCGCCGTTGCCGGGTGA
- a CDS encoding DUF1232 domain-containing protein: MNDLDTRCLEAFPGWLSTLGEDARALAELVESETGTEGARRQLVQALNYLFKSLDLIPDGIEDLGFVDDAFVFRTATAEAAKLDQELAGSDATVKRLTEDAALIREFLADDAPRLETHVAGLGSSSARGRTADDVLGDAEVRATFVREVKSWADAYQAPTFTRDPKTLVKLRSFLTAKLPK, from the coding sequence ATGAACGACCTCGACACGCGTTGTTTGGAAGCGTTTCCTGGCTGGCTGTCCACACTGGGGGAGGACGCCCGCGCCCTGGCCGAGTTGGTCGAAAGCGAGACGGGGACCGAAGGCGCCCGCCGCCAACTGGTGCAGGCGCTCAACTACCTGTTCAAGTCCTTGGACCTGATCCCCGATGGCATCGAGGATCTGGGCTTCGTGGATGACGCTTTCGTGTTTCGCACCGCGACGGCCGAGGCCGCCAAGCTGGACCAGGAGCTCGCCGGCAGTGACGCCACGGTGAAGCGCCTGACGGAGGATGCCGCTTTGATCCGCGAGTTCCTGGCGGACGACGCCCCGCGTCTGGAGACGCACGTTGCCGGGCTGGGCTCCAGCAGTGCCCGCGGCCGCACCGCGGACGACGTGCTCGGAGACGCCGAAGTGCGCGCCACCTTCGTGCGCGAAGTGAAGAGCTGGGCGGACGCCTATCAGGCGCCGACCTTCACCCGCGATCCCAAGACGCTGGTGAAGCTCCGCTCGTTCCTCACGGCAAAGCTCCCGAAGTAA
- a CDS encoding protein kinase has protein sequence MLDFEEPEELLGAVLDQRWRLSRVLGHGGLAVVYQAESLEGGPDCAVKILRGEFEDRPEIVERFLSELRASARVDHPGIARVFEAVRAADGTPYLVMELLEGKPLSWRMNRGRLPVEQAAAIAENMLDALAAAHAGGVVHRDLKPGNVFLLGDAMNGATVKILDFGIALVIDAAGGMQRKTRTGMLLGTPGYMSPEQIRSIKTTDPRADLWSVGIILYEMLSGRPAFFADNEFERITKVLNSDPTPIDQVAPQYAHWVPFFQRALARSAEMRFQTAREMAIAVRSVARGAGMPQPGASMPPQGSVPPQASAPYGSVPPETYGSAPQSPMPYGSAPPPSPAPYDSMPPQGSSPYRFGTSDTAVSPGSQAAPAPGSGEPFVEVVSAPRGRFRVPLVVAILLALVTGLVGFALGLLVARM, from the coding sequence GTGCTGGACTTCGAGGAGCCGGAAGAGCTGCTCGGCGCCGTGCTCGATCAGCGCTGGCGCCTGTCCCGGGTTCTCGGCCATGGGGGGCTCGCGGTGGTGTATCAAGCGGAGTCGCTCGAAGGTGGACCGGACTGTGCGGTCAAGATCCTACGCGGTGAGTTCGAGGATCGACCGGAGATCGTCGAGCGTTTTCTGAGCGAGCTCCGCGCCAGCGCCCGCGTGGACCACCCCGGCATCGCGCGGGTCTTCGAAGCCGTGCGGGCGGCGGATGGCACGCCCTACTTGGTGATGGAGCTGCTCGAGGGCAAGCCGCTCTCCTGGCGCATGAACCGCGGGCGTCTGCCGGTGGAGCAAGCCGCGGCGATTGCCGAGAACATGTTGGACGCTCTCGCGGCAGCTCATGCGGGCGGCGTGGTGCATCGCGATCTGAAGCCGGGGAACGTGTTTCTCCTGGGGGACGCGATGAACGGCGCTACCGTCAAGATCCTCGACTTCGGTATCGCGTTGGTGATCGACGCCGCAGGCGGCATGCAGCGCAAGACGCGCACGGGGATGCTGCTCGGCACGCCGGGCTACATGAGTCCGGAGCAGATCCGGAGCATCAAGACCACCGACCCGCGCGCGGATCTGTGGTCCGTCGGCATCATCTTGTACGAGATGCTCTCGGGGCGGCCCGCGTTCTTCGCGGACAACGAGTTCGAGCGCATCACCAAGGTGCTGAACAGCGACCCGACGCCGATCGACCAAGTCGCACCGCAGTACGCGCATTGGGTTCCGTTCTTCCAGCGCGCGCTGGCGCGCAGCGCCGAGATGCGGTTCCAGACCGCTCGGGAGATGGCCATTGCCGTGCGCAGCGTGGCCCGCGGGGCTGGAATGCCCCAGCCTGGCGCTTCGATGCCGCCCCAAGGCTCCGTACCGCCGCAGGCTTCGGCGCCCTACGGCTCGGTACCGCCCGAGACGTACGGTTCCGCGCCGCAGTCACCCATGCCCTACGGCTCCGCGCCCCCGCCGTCGCCGGCCCCGTACGACTCCATGCCACCGCAGGGCTCCAGCCCCTATCGCTTTGGCACCAGCGACACGGCGGTCTCGCCCGGCTCGCAAGCAGCGCCGGCACCGGGCAGCGGAGAGCCGTTCGTGGAAGTCGTCAGCGCCCCGCGAGGTCGCTTCCGCGTGCCCTTGGTGGTCGCCATCCTGCTGGCTCTCGTGACGGGACTCGTGGGATTCGCCCTGGGCCTGCTCGTGGCGCGCATGTGA
- a CDS encoding TIGR00730 family Rossman fold protein, whose amino-acid sequence MAPRSITVFTGASAASGDYLAAAADFGKRTAERGLTLVYGGASVGLMGAVADAALAAGGSVIGVIPEALKQKEIAHHGLSELIVVSSMHERKARMLELGEAFVALPGGFGTLDELFEITTFAQLGLHDKPIGILNVAGYYAPLFVFLARAIRDGFIKPEQGRLLRAAEDPDNLLDLLAAPAPHAEPRWLSDASQI is encoded by the coding sequence ATGGCTCCTCGCTCCATCACGGTGTTCACGGGCGCGAGTGCCGCCAGCGGCGATTACCTCGCCGCGGCGGCGGACTTCGGCAAGCGAACGGCGGAGCGCGGCCTGACCCTGGTCTATGGTGGCGCCAGTGTAGGTCTGATGGGGGCCGTGGCTGACGCAGCCCTCGCCGCGGGAGGCAGTGTCATCGGGGTAATTCCCGAGGCGTTGAAGCAAAAGGAGATCGCGCATCATGGCCTCTCCGAGCTGATCGTGGTGAGCAGCATGCACGAGCGCAAAGCGCGCATGCTCGAGCTGGGAGAAGCGTTCGTGGCCCTGCCTGGTGGCTTCGGCACGCTGGACGAGTTGTTCGAGATCACGACGTTTGCGCAGCTGGGCTTGCACGACAAACCCATCGGCATCCTGAACGTGGCGGGCTACTACGCCCCGCTGTTCGTGTTCCTGGCGCGGGCCATCCGTGACGGCTTCATCAAGCCAGAGCAGGGGCGCCTGCTGCGCGCGGCCGAAGACCCCGACAATCTCCTCGATCTGCTCGCCGCGCCTGCGCCTCACGCCGAGCCGCGCTGGCTCAGCGACGCGTCGCAGATCTGA
- a CDS encoding SDR family oxidoreductase: MPLTDKAVVVTGAGSGIGRASAFRFARAGARLVLLDIDGDGLSRTAHELSSPVVEVEGDAADETTVGRAIEECVRAYGRLDGYFANAGIVGSMAKVTELSVGDFERVLRVNLLGAFLGIKHAAGRMKSGGSIVCTASVAALRSGAGPAPYSASKAAIVNLVCTSAAQLSGTGIRVNAICPGLVETEMTRPVFELARAKKTEHKIGQLNPLGRAAGAEEIAEVALFLLSDAASYVDGQAIVVDGGLSASLPFVPGKMW; encoded by the coding sequence ATGCCGCTGACCGACAAGGCCGTCGTCGTCACCGGCGCCGGCAGCGGCATCGGTCGCGCCAGCGCTTTTCGATTTGCCCGTGCTGGCGCGCGCCTGGTGCTGCTCGACATCGATGGCGATGGCCTCTCCCGCACGGCCCATGAGCTGTCGAGCCCGGTGGTCGAGGTGGAGGGGGACGCCGCCGACGAGACGACCGTGGGCCGCGCGATCGAGGAGTGCGTGCGGGCGTACGGTCGGCTCGACGGCTACTTTGCGAACGCCGGCATCGTGGGCTCCATGGCCAAGGTGACGGAGCTGTCCGTGGGGGATTTCGAGCGCGTGCTGCGGGTGAACTTGCTGGGGGCGTTCCTCGGCATCAAGCACGCGGCGGGACGCATGAAGAGCGGAGGCTCCATCGTGTGCACGGCGTCCGTCGCGGCGCTCCGCTCGGGCGCGGGGCCGGCCCCCTACAGCGCCAGCAAGGCGGCCATCGTCAACCTGGTGTGCACCAGCGCTGCGCAGCTCTCGGGGACTGGCATTCGCGTGAACGCCATTTGCCCGGGCCTGGTGGAAACGGAGATGACCCGCCCCGTCTTCGAGCTCGCTCGCGCCAAGAAGACGGAGCACAAGATCGGGCAGCTCAACCCGTTGGGGCGCGCCGCGGGGGCGGAAGAGATAGCGGAAGTCGCGCTGTTCCTGTTGAGCGACGCAGCCAGCTACGTCGACGGACAGGCGATCGTCGTGGACGGAGGACTCTCCGCGAGCCTGCCCTTCGTGCCGGGCAAGATGTGGTGA
- a CDS encoding AgmX/PglI C-terminal domain-containing protein — MYRDDTAKLLDSKAPEIKACYDQQLQGNQTAAGSVRVQFMVQKDTGQVADVKVDPAGTTAPPEVADCVVQNISGLQLTPPDQNDGQATFTWDFVVEPAAAPPAEPAPES; from the coding sequence ATGTACCGCGACGACACTGCCAAGCTGCTCGACAGCAAGGCACCGGAGATCAAGGCCTGCTACGACCAGCAGCTCCAAGGCAACCAGACTGCAGCGGGTAGCGTGCGCGTGCAGTTCATGGTGCAGAAGGACACCGGTCAGGTCGCTGACGTGAAGGTCGATCCGGCCGGCACGACGGCCCCGCCAGAGGTCGCCGACTGCGTGGTGCAGAACATCAGCGGACTGCAGCTGACGCCGCCGGATCAGAACGACGGCCAAGCGACGTTCACGTGGGACTTCGTGGTGGAGCCCGCAGCGGCACCCCCCGCGGAGCCTGCGCCCGAGAGCTGA
- a CDS encoding OmpA family protein yields MTLSIGGVAAVVAFMSGCAGTKVFEGQTAFSVMGTPPAPPAPPPPPPPKKDEPPPRVEVRENKIEIHEKIQFEYNKATIKPESFSLLDEITDVIKKNPHIKKIQIEGHASSEGNAAYNKALSDRRAKSVMKYLVDHGIEAARLTAKGFGSEKPIATNDTEEGREQNRRVEFNILEQDVTQKKVQVDPNTGKEKVLSTTSKAVSDDMKPKAGQPGKLSNPKAGNK; encoded by the coding sequence TTGACCCTGTCGATCGGAGGCGTCGCCGCCGTCGTCGCTTTCATGTCCGGCTGCGCCGGCACGAAGGTGTTCGAAGGGCAGACAGCGTTCTCCGTGATGGGCACACCGCCCGCACCACCCGCGCCGCCGCCGCCGCCTCCGCCAAAGAAGGACGAGCCGCCGCCGCGCGTCGAGGTTCGCGAGAACAAGATCGAAATTCACGAGAAGATCCAGTTCGAATACAACAAGGCGACCATCAAGCCGGAGTCCTTCAGCTTGCTCGACGAGATCACGGATGTGATCAAGAAGAACCCGCACATCAAGAAGATCCAGATCGAGGGGCACGCCAGCTCGGAAGGCAACGCCGCCTACAACAAGGCGCTGTCGGATCGTCGCGCCAAGAGCGTGATGAAGTACCTCGTGGATCACGGCATCGAGGCTGCACGCCTCACCGCCAAGGGCTTCGGTTCCGAAAAGCCGATCGCCACGAACGACACCGAAGAGGGTCGCGAGCAGAACCGCCGCGTCGAGTTCAACATCTTGGAGCAAGACGTGACGCAGAAGAAGGTCCAGGTCGATCCGAACACCGGCAAGGAGAAGGTTCTCAGCACCACCTCCAAGGCGGTGAGCGACGACATGAAGCCCAAGGCCGGCCAGCCCGGAAAGCTCTCGAACCCGAAGGCCGGGAACAAGTGA